In one Melopsittacus undulatus isolate bMelUnd1 chromosome 4, bMelUnd1.mat.Z, whole genome shotgun sequence genomic region, the following are encoded:
- the LOC117436132 gene encoding proto-oncogene Mas-like, which translates to MEDTNTTDLSLNYTHDGNWMYDWFTENSCGDSFDGYVVFFLVCMVICVFGMVGNGIVLWFLGFQMKRNPFTVYILNLAVADCSILLVYFLFILWFLKTSIICYGLDIFLIFFFNYVHTVPFLCHFFVLSSLGLLTALSTERSVSVIFPIWYRCHRPKHLSGIVSGVLWASVSSFMLSIYLCFKLFEINVTIFRNVGIAYSVILSVLMLISNVSMVIRLRCGSQRWHLGKLYVAVVLNVIFFFAFGMPYTVDAFLNLLFYVFRFPNTVTLVLALLNSSINPVIYFLVGSCRQRRFQGSIQAALRRVFEEKARSKEESPVTEGIPMELMI; encoded by the exons ATGGAGGACACCAACACAACAGACCTCTCTCTGAATTACACACATGATGGAAATTGGATGTACGATTGGTTTACTGAAAATAGTTGTGGGGATTCATTTGATGGATATGTGgtctttttccttgtctgtaTGGTGATCTGTGTCTTTGGAATGGTGGGGAATGGGATAGTCTTGTGGTTCCTGGGCTTCCAGATGAAGCGGAATCCTTTCACTGTCTACATCCTAAATCTGGCTGTTGCTGACTGCTCTATACTCCTCgtgtattttctgttcatattgTGGTTTCTCAAGACATCAATAATTTGTTATGGTttggatatttttcttattttcttctttaattacgTACATACAGTTCCATTCCTGTGCCACTTCTTTGTCCTTAGCAGCCTGGGTCTCCTGACAGCCCTCAGCACGGAGCGTTCTGtctctgtcatcttcccaaTCTGGTATCGCTGCCACCGCCCAAAGCACTTGTCAGGCATCGTGAGTGGGGTGCTCTGGGCCAGCGTCAGCTCTTTCATGTTGTCCATTTATCTTTGCTTCAAACTTTTTGAAATTAATGTAACAATATTTAGAAATGTGGGCATTGCGTATTCCGTGATATTGTCAGTATTGATGTTGATTTCCAATGTGTCCATGGTCATAAGACTCCGATGTGGCTCACAGAGATGGCACTTGGGGAAACTctatgttgctgttgtgctcaatgtcatcttcttctttgcctttgggatgCCTTACACTGTAGATGCCTTccttaatcttttattttatgtttttcgTTTTCCTAATACTGTGACTCTggttctggctctgctgaacagcagcatcaatccagtcatttacttcctggtggggagctgccggcagcgcCGCTTTCAAGGCTCCATCCAAGCCGCCCTGCGCAgagtgtttgaagagaaagcgaggagcaaggaggagagcCCCGTGACTGagggcatccccatggagc TCATGATTTGA